In Sphingobacterium sp. SYP-B4668, the sequence GAGGCATCACGATATCTATCCATCCTTCTTGACACCATTTAACAACATCTGCAAACAGGGTATTATAATTGTAATCCCTACTGGGCGCCGGAGATACAGAAAAAACAACAGCTGGCTTAGTGGCTACGATTATATCATATACAGCTTTAATTGCCTTGTCTACATTTCCTCTTCTAAAGTCTTGGACATTACTATATCCTTGACCATACTTAGTAAAATCAGTTTGATCGGAAACCATTTGCCCCGCACTTGAAGGATCTGGATAAAAATAGTCATCAAAATGGATTCCGTCAATATCATATTTCGTGATTATATCTTTAACGATATCGGCCAATCTCTGTCTAACTTCAGGGACTGCTGGGTTATAAATCTGAATCTTTTCATGATCGACAACCCATTCAGACTTTACTGACGTATGAAGAGCGGGGTATTGAGACCCAGTACCTGTCCTAGTTGCTATACGATATGGATTCATCCATGCATGAAATTCTATATCTCTGGCATGCGCTTCATCAATCATGAATTTAAGCACGTCATAACCGGGGTCTTTACCACGAGTACCAGTTATGGCTACACTCCAAGGCTCATATGGAGAGTTATAGAACGCATCCCCCATTGGCTTGACCTGAAAAAATATAGTATTAATATTAAGACTTTTAAACTTTTCAAGGTAATTTATGTATTGTTGTTTTTGGCTGGCCACATTATAATCCGTCTGAGGCCAATCCAATCCCCACGCTGTCGTCATCCATACCGAGCGCATCTCCTTTTTAGGAAACGAAAGTAAAGGACCTGTGATAGGCGGATCTGGATTAGGGACGTCCGGTCCATCTGTTTTTTTACTACACGCATTTAATAACAGTGCTGTACACACCACGAT encodes:
- a CDS encoding glycoside hydrolase family 10 protein; the encoded protein is MRRNSLYIVIVVCTALLLNACSKKTDGPDVPNPDPPITGPLLSFPKKEMRSVWMTTAWGLDWPQTDYNVASQKQQYINYLEKFKSLNINTIFFQVKPMGDAFYNSPYEPWSVAITGTRGKDPGYDVLKFMIDEAHARDIEFHAWMNPYRIATRTGTGSQYPALHTSVKSEWVVDHEKIQIYNPAVPEVRQRLADIVKDIITKYDIDGIHFDDYFYPDPSSAGQMVSDQTDFTKYGQGYSNVQDFRRGNVDKAIKAVYDIIVATKPAVVFSVSPAPSRDYNYNTLFADVVKWCQEGWIDIVMPQLYQEIGNKSNDFQANLAFWAQNRYKAAVMIGHGYYKFGDATAPAAFQSTDELQKQFDLTNRDTRVLGNAMYSAKYITMNKIGITDKLASIYKDKVVMPFLGRGVAPVPPAPTNVRIEGTQLKWNASGDVKSIVYYFANKDEKGKVLTITKNSGIEITAKGLYSVSTLNVDNQESDRSSAIEKK